One genomic window of Arvicola amphibius chromosome 4, mArvAmp1.2, whole genome shotgun sequence includes the following:
- the Qrich2 gene encoding glutamine-rich protein 2: MPPLAANRVTLGELADLAIGTPEVGAVNFTALHTLIVAMLKSLNLQEVVIDFHYPSSVESSRSAESIRGSISTPQVSTSKEKRRSVTKQSSQQTLESQLKDLDSQVQDLTKQFKNMDNIVQGIATHVEHISTATDPFQEFPKTEEEMALLVPRLSPHISPRLSPHISPQTSLTKAVKISKSTEMLDKSEPTEGMPPETQPKPGKTQKGTSPAKSSSALQDLIEDVKVLKEAHQKVQESSELNVQELLQRVNELEKVVKDREEYLDQLNRRLNLAPGTEEITMVTWEELEQAIADGWKASRGSSDSSTATFGKRRMTLLASSDLPSGLLPKTFTADQALASAGGPEPMLASGGERPPERIVSRDQSRSSSVFRDPHSRAREPSQVTSETDRQRMRESVAPTGKRRDEQQPGPTPKVLPPVRDQHVGVPTSQDQVLPRPEEHRTEPFGMDQPPVLYPGPYPPAVIPLTIPQLGVLPPEMDDQGLVPLPMDQSGVLPPSVPDRGQQRLEKASTAQLATVPLTMYQQAVMVPRTDQHGMEQAVMYDSGVGPWDTNRQGLIPIGINQQGFVVLSTSQQGLITPGVDQQGLVIPGIDQRAFPPSLPDQYGLMSPALMQVSTDRQGFGQPSLVAPVFTQPGAEQRGLIQPEADQRGLVQPVVDQHGFVQPIVDQRGLVQPSVDQRGVVQPGIDQHGLVQPSVDQRGLVQPGVDQRGVVQPVVDQHGLVQPSVDQHGLVQPSVDQRGVVQPVVDQHGLVQPSVDQRGLVQPSVDQRGVVQPGVDQRGVVQPGVDQRGIVQPGVDQRGVVQPVVDQRGLVQPGVDQRGVVQPGVAQRGLVQPGVDQRGIVQPGVAQHGLVQPGVDQRGIVQPGVAQRGLVQPGVDQHGVVQPGIDQRGLVQPGVAQRGLVQPGIDQHGVVQSSVDQRGLVQPGVDQRGLVQPGVAQRGLVQPGVAQRGLVQPGVDQRGLVQPGVDQRGVVQPGIDQRGLVQPGVDQRGIVQPGIDQRGLVQPGIDQHGVVKPGVDQHGLMQPGVDPRGLVQPGAYAPGLMQPGTVQDSLVQPRMDQSGFVQPGADWSYAQPGVDQLDMAQPGAVQRGLVQPGTFPGGWMQPDTYSPGLVQPGIGQYGLVQPRVAQRGEDQRGLMQPVIDQLDWMQPGSVQPGAEESSLSQPGMGQQGLAQPGMDQQGLAQPGMDQQGLTQPRMYQYVFVGPGAVRPGLLQPRAAGLGMMQPGIVQPGAGPLGLVQPGAGPLGLFQPGAGPLGLVQPGAGHFGLVQPGAGLRGVVQPGVSSHGLVQPGVHVPSVAPLGASPPGFIQPGASPHDFSQPGVYPHVLRQPISSQSGFIAPSIELRGFPSDLYVTPEQARQGVFPATDRQGADHQGARIQYDPTALGYPSQEHTLDVSSQASWDPSRKPALVQFELATADQDTDSSTRVSLSYLHQVSSGSEVHSERRESLEKLAPSFPMAVETFRLMGEIVGLYTELKEHMKDLDEELTGQTELEKVQYLLSMMVKKTIPQDLQEQMKSLKTLAKEVRKDKDRLEKIQKLIDGEGPAGKEVKPSQLTLQLGILRVTVSDIEKELSELRESQERGKAAMENSVSEASLYLQDQLDKLRTIIESMLSSSSTLLSLSITPHKSTNTLVPGQLDPEATCPACSLDVGHQVSLLVQRYEQLQDMVSGLAASRPSKKAKLQSQDEELLGHVQSAILQVQGDCEKLNITTSNLIEDHRQKQKDIEVLYQGLERLEKEKADRDHLEMEIDVKADKSALASKVSRIQFDATTEQLNHMMQELVAKMSGQEQDWQKLLDKLLAEMDSKLDRLELDPVKQMLEDRWKSLRQQLKERSPLYQADEAAAMRRQLLAHFHCLSCDRPLETSVTGQVLSMTPIVPSMPGHRSIRPYTVFELEQVRQQSRNLKLGSSFARGDLSQMERSVGRLRSMHSKMLMDIEKVQIHFGGSVKASSQMIRELMHAQCLSHPCYKRGVDTADYTYSTVPRRCGGSHTLTYPYRRNRPQHLSPLEEIQIAMKHDEVDILGLDGHIYKGRMDTRLPGILGKDGMTKHKSKQLQQLQQLQQLHQLQQMQQLQQAQQAQHARPHVHRQPSLGNSGLPPSRPQSAQMLADSNSVPSGQKKDRPVSSEGRLSQPNVAHASIPTEMASLQGSPSGLNVHMDVPPREGMEEPTRGPRSTTAH; the protein is encoded by the exons ATGCCGCCATTAGCGGCCAACAGGGTCACCCTCGGGGAGTTAGCCGACCTGGCGATCGGCACTCCAGAGGTGGGAGCGGTGAACTTCACGGCCCTGCATACCCTGATAGTGGCCATGCTCAAGAGCCTCAACCTCCAAGAGGTAGTGATTGACTTCCACTACCCGTCGTCTGTTGAGTCTAGCCGCTCAGCTGAGTCGATCCGAGGCTCCATCAGCACCCCGCAAGTGTCAACCAGCAAAGAGAAGCGCCGGAGTGTGACCAAACAGTCATCTCAGCAGACCCTGGAGAGCCAGCTGAAGGACCTGGACAGCCAGGTCCAGGACCTCACCAAGCAGTTTAAGAATATGGACAACATAGTGCAGGGCATTGCCACGCACGTGGAACACATCTCCACAGCCACTGATCCCTTCCAGGAGTTCCCCAAGACGGAAGAGGAGATGGCTCTGCTGGTCCCACGTTTATCCCCACATATATCCCCACGTTTATCCCCACATATATCCCCACAGACATCTCTGACAAAGGCCGTCAAGATCTCCAAATCCACGGAGATGCTGGACAAGTCTGAGCCCACAGAGGGGATGCCCCCCGAGACACAACCAAAGCCGGGAAAGACTCAGAAAGGTACCAGCCCAGCCAAG TCCTCGAGTGCGCTCCAAGACCTCATAGAAGACGTGAAGGTTCTGAAAGAAGCCCACCAGAAGGTGCAGGAGTCATCTGAGCTGAACGTCCAG GAACTCCTTCAGCGTGTTAATGAACTCGAGAAGGTAGTCAAAGACCGAGAAGAATACCTG GATCAATTGAATCGGAGGCTGAATCTTGCTCCAGGTACTGAAGAAATCACCATGGTCACCTGGGAGGAGCTGGAACAAGCAATCGCTGATGGCTGGAAGGCTTCAAGAGGG AGCTCAGACTCCTCGACAGCAACGTTTGGCAAGCGTAGAATGACATTGTTGGCGTCGAGCGACCTTCCAAGTGGACTGCTTCCCAAGACCTTCACTGCTGACCAGGCTCTGGCTTCCGCTGGTGGCCCAGAACCGATGCTAGCCAGCGGTGGGGAACGCCCCCCTGAAAGGATCGTTAGCAGAGACCAGAGCAGATCCAGTTCTGTATTTCGAGATCCGCACTCACGGGCCCGGGAGCCATCCCAGGTCACATCAGAAACAGATCGCCAGAGGATGAGAGAGTCTGTGGCTCCCACAGGCAAAAGAAGAGATGAGCAACAGCCTGGCCCAACCCCAAAAGTGTTACCTCCGGTCAGAGACCAGCATGTTGGGGTGCCCACTAGTCAGGACCAAGTCTTGCCAAGGCCAGAGGAGCATAGGACTGAACCATTTGGTATGGATCAACCTCCAGTGCTCTATCCTGGCCCTTACCCTCCAGCTGTGATACCCCTCACTATACCTCAGCTGGGCGTATTACCGCCAGAGATGGATGACCAGGGATTGGTGCCTCTCCCTATGGATCAGAGTGGTGTACTGCCACCGTCAGTACCTGACAGGGGTCAACAAAGACTGGAAAAAGCTAGTACAGCTCAGCTTGCTACAGTTCCACTCACCATGTATCAACAAGCCGTGATGGTTCCTAGAACAGACCAACATGGCATGGAACAGGCTGTCATGTATGACAGTGGTGTGGGACCATGGGACACGAATAGACAAGGGTTGATACCAATTGGCATAAATCAGCAAGGATTTGTAGTATTAAGCACAAGTCAGCAAGGACTAATCACCCCTGGTGTGGATCAGCAGGGACTGGTAATACCTGGCATAGATCAGCGTGCAttccctccatctcttccagATCAATATGGCTTGATGTCACCTGCTTTGATGCAAGTTAGTACAGATCGACAGGGTTTTGGACAGCCGAGCTTAGTAGCACCAGTCTTCACACAACCTGGAGCAGAACAGCGTGGCTTGATCCAGCCTGAAGCAGATCAGCGTGGCTTGGTGCAGCCCGTTGTAGATCAGCATGGCTTTGTGCAGCCCATTGTAGATCAGCGTGGCTTGGTGCAGCCCAGTGTAGATCAGCGTGGTGTAGTACAGCCTGGTATAGATCAGCATGGCTTGGTGCAGCCCAGTGTAGATCAGCGTGGCTTGGTGCAGCCCGGTGTAGATCAGCGTGGTGTAGTACAGCCTGTTGTAGATCAGCATGGCTTGGTGCAGCCCAGTGTAGATCAGCATGGCTTGGTGCAGCCCAGTGTAGATCAGCGTGGTGTAGTACAGCCTGTTGTAGATCAGCATGGCTTGGTGCAGCCCAGTGTAGATCAGCGTGGCTTGGTGCAGCCCAGTGTAGATCAGCGTGGTGTAGTACAGCCTGGTGTAGATCAGCGTGGTGTAGTACAGCCTGGTGTAGATCAGCGTGGTATAGTACAGCCTGGTGTAGATCAGCGTGGTGTAGTACAGCCTGTTGTAGATCAGCGTGGCTTGGTGCAGCCCGGTGTAGATCAGCGTGGTGTAGTACAGCCTGGTGTAGCTCAGCGTGGCTTGGTGCAGCCTGGTGTAGATCAGCGTGGCATTGTACAGCCTGGTGTAGCTCAGCATGGCTTGGTGCAGCCTGGTGTAGATCAGCGTGGCATTGTACAGCCTGGTGTAGCTCAGCGTGGCTTGGTGCAGCCTGGTGTAGATCAGCATGGTGTAGTACAGCCCGGTATAGATCAGCGTGGCTTGGTGCAGCCCGGTGTAGCTCAGCGTGGCTTGGTGCAGCCTGGTATAGATCAGCATGGTGTAGTACAGTCTAGTGTAGATCAGCGTGGCTTGGTGCAGCCTGGTGTAGATCAGCGTGGCTTGGTGCAGCCCGGTGTAGCTCAGCGTGGCTTGGTGCAGCCCGGTGTAGCTCAGCGTGGCTTGGTGCAGCCCGGTGTAGATCAGCGTGGCTTGGTGCAGCCTGGTGTAGATCAGCGTGGTGTAGTACAGCCTGGTATAGATCAGCGTGGCTTGGTGCAGCCTGGTGTAGATCAGCGTGGCATTGTACAGCCTGGTATAGATCAGCGTGGCTTGGTGCAGCCCGGTATAGATCAGCATGGTGTTGTGAAGCCCGGTGTAGATCAGCATGGCTTAATGCAACCCGGTGTAGACCCGCGT GGATTGGTACAACCAGGTGCTTATGCCCCTGGATTGATGCAACCTGGTACAGTTCAGGATAGTTTGGTACAACCTAGAATGGATCAGAGTGGCTTTGTGCAGCCTGGTGCAGACTGGAGTTATGCGCAGCCTGGTGTAGATCAACTCGATATGGCACAACCAGGTGCAGTTCAGCGTGGCCTGGTGCAACCTGGGACATTCCCTGGTGGTTGGATGCAGCCTGATACATATTCACCTGGCTTGGTCCAACCTGGTATAGGTCAATATGGTTTGGTTCAGCCACGTGTAGCACAACGTGGTGAAGATCAGCGTGGTTTGATGCAACCTGTCATAGATCAACTCGATTGGATGCAACCTGGTTCGGTACAACCTGGTGCAGAGGAGAGCAGCTTATCCCAACCTGGAATGGGTCAACAGGGTTTGGCACAACCTGGCATGGATCAGCAGGGTTTGGCACAACCTGGCATGGATCAGCAGGGTTTGACACAACCTAGGATGTATCAGTATGTTTTTGTGGGACCTGGTGCAGTTCGGCCTGGTTTGTTGCAGCCCAGGGCAGCTGGGCTTGGTATGATGCAGCCAGGAATAGTTCAGCCTGGTGCAGGCCCTCTTGGTTTGGTTCAGCCTGGTGCGGGTCCTCTTGGTTTGTTTCAGCCTGGTGCAGGTCCTCTTGGTTTGGTTCAGCCTGGTGCAGGCCATTTTGGTTTGGTTCAGCCTGGTGCGGGCCTTCGTGGCGTGGTTCAGCCTGGTGTGAGCTCTCATGGTTTGGTTCAGCCTGGTGTGCACGTGCCTAGCGTGGCTCCACTTGGTGCATCCCCTCCTGGTTTTATTCAGCCTGGTGCTTCTCCTCATGATTTTTCTCAACCGGGTGTCTATCCGCATGTTTTGAGACAACCCATTTCAAGTCAATCAGGCTTCATAGCCCCAAGCATAGAACTCCGTGGCTTTCCATCAGATCTATATGTAACTCCTGAACAAGCCAGGCAAGGTGTATTTCCTGCCACGGACCGTCAGGGTGCAGACCATCAAGGAGCGAGGATCCAGTATGATCCAACTGCCCTGGGCTACCCTAGCCAAGAACACACACTTGATGTGTCTAGCCAGGCCTCTTGGGATCCCAGCAGGAAACCTGCCTTAGTTCAGTTTGAATTGGCGACCGCAGACCAAGACACTGACTCCAGTACTCGAGTGTCCTTGAGTTACCTCCACCAGGTCTCATCAGGCAGTGAGGTCCACAGCGAGCGGCGGGAGTCGCTGGAGAAATTGGCCCCAAGCTTCCCCATGGCGGTGGAAACATTTCGTCTGATGGGCGAGATTGTTGGCCTCTATACGGAACTGAAGGAGCACATGAAGGATTTGGATGAGGAACTCACCGGCCAGACAGAATTGGAGAAAGTTCAGTACCTGCTCTCCATGATGG TCAAAAAGACCATACCTCAGGACCTGCAGGAGCAGATGAAGAGCCTGAAGACCTTGGCCAAGGAAGTGCGGAAGGACAAGGACAGA CTGGAGAAGATACAGAAGCTGATAGATGGCGAAGGCCCTGCGGGGAAGGAGGTGAAGCCCAGTCAACTGACCTTGCAGCTGGGGATCCTCAG GGTCACGGTCTCGGATATCGAGAAGGAGCTGTCCGAGCTGAGGGAGAGCCAAGAGCGAGGCAAGGCCGCCATGGAGAATTCAGTCTCTGAAGCCTCCCTCTACCTACAGGATCAG CTGGACAAGCTCAGAACCATCATTGAGAGCATGCTGAGCTCCTCCTCCACGCTGCTGTCCCTGAGCATAACCCCGCACAAGTCCACCAACACCCTGGTGCCCGGCCAGCTCGACCCTGAGGCCACCTGCCCAGCCTGCAGTCTGGATGTGGGCCACCAAGTCAGCCTGCTGGTCCAGCGCTATGAGCAGCTGCAGGACATGGTCAGCGGCCTGGCTGCCTCAAGGCCCTCCAAGAAGGCCAAGCTGCAGAGCCAG GATGAGGAGCTGCTGGGTCACGTGCAGAGTGCCATCCTGCAAGTCCAGGGCGACTGTGAGAAGCTCAACATCACTACCAGCAACCTCATTGAGGACCATcggcagaagcagaaagacattgAA GTGCTGTACCAGGGCCTAGAGAggctggagaaggaaaaggctgacCGAGATCACCTGGAGATGGAGATCGATGTT AAAGCAGACAAGAGCGCTCTGGCGTCCAAAGTGAGCCGGATCCAATTTGACGCCACCACCGAGCAGCTGAATCACATGATGCAGGAACTGGTGGCCAAGATGAGCGGACAGGAGCAGGACTGGCAGAAACTTCTGGACAAGCTCCTGGCGGAGATGGACAGCAAG CTGGACCGCCTGGAGCTGGACCCGGTGAAGCAGATGCTGGAGGACCGCTGGAAATCGCTGCGGCAGCAGCTCAAAGAGCGCTCTCCGCTCTACCAGGCAGACGAGGCAGCTGCCATGCGCAG GCAGCTCTTGGCTCATTTCCACTGCTTGTCCTGCGACCGTCCCTTGGAGACATCGGTGACCGGACA AGTCCTCTCTATGACCCCTATAGTTCCCAGCATGCCCGGGCACCGTTCTATCCGGCCTTATACTGTGTTTGAGCTAGAGCAGGTCCGACAGCAGAGCCGCAA CCTAAAGCTGGGCAGCAGCTTCGCGCGGGGCGACCTGTCCCAGATGGAGCGGAGTGTGGGGCGTCTGCGCAGCATGCACTCCAAAATGCTGATGGACATCGAGAAGGTGCAGATCCACTTCGGAGGCTCCGTGAAGGCCAGCAGCCAGATGATCCGAGAGCTGATGCACGCTCAATGCCTCAGCCATCCGTGCTACAAACG GGGGGTGGATACGGCAGACTATACCTACTCCACGGTGCCCCGGCGCTGTGGGGGCAGCCACACCCTCACCTACCCTTACCGCCGAAACCGCCCGCAGCACCTGTCTCCGCTGGAGGAGATCCAGATTGCCATGAAG CATGATGAGGTTGATATCTTGGGCCTTGATGGACACATCTACAAGGGACGAATGGATACAAGGTTGCCAGGCATCCTAGGGAAGGATG GAATGACAAAGCACAAGTCcaagcagctgcagcagctccagCAGTTACAACAGCTGCATCAGTTGCAGCAGATGCAGCAGCTTCAGCAGGCTCAGCAGGCCCAACATGCCCGGCCCCACGTGCACAGACAGCCTTCCCTGGGCAACAGCGGCCTGCCACCCTCTCGGCCTCAGAGTGCACAGATGTTGGCTGACAGCAATTCAG TTCCTTCAGGGCAAAAGAAAGACAGACCCGTCTCCTCTGAGGGGCGTCTCTCCCAGCCGAATGTGGCCCACGCATCCATCCCCACAGAGATGGCAAGTCTGCAGGGCAGCCCATCTGGTCTGAATGTACACATGGATGTGCCTCCtagggaggggatggaggagccCACCCGGGGACCGAGGTCCACCACTGCTCACTAA